The Amycolatopsis sp. DG1A-15b genome window below encodes:
- the ileS gene encoding isoleucine--tRNA ligase, with product MYPQAQLGDGAGVPSQPSFPALEKHVLAYWESDRTFQATIDARPAGEKGENEYVFYDGPPFANGLPHYGHLLTGYVKDLVPRYQTMKGRKVERRFGWDTHGLPAELEAMRQLGITETSEIEEMGIAKFNAASQESVLRYTDEWREYVTRQARWVDFDNDYKTLDVTYMESVLWAFKRLWDKGLVYEGYRVLPYCWRDATPLSNHELGMDADVYRNRQDPAVTVGFRLEGNGSDLDGTYLLIWTTTPWTLPSNLATAVHPEVDYVVVESESLPGKRFLLAEARVAAYARELGEEPTVVARYTGTQLLGTRYAPPFPYFTGTENAHQVLAADYVTTDDGTGIVHIAPAYGADDKVVTDAAGIPPVTPVDAHGKFDATVPDYEGQQVFDANPNIVRDLKNGTGAAAQQGALLLRHETYDHSYPHCWRCRNPLIYRAVSSWFVAVTQFKDRMVELNQQITWYPENVKDGQFGKWLENAIDWSISRNRYFGTPIPVWQSDDPAYPRTDVYGSLDELEADFGVRLDNLHRPYIDELTRPNPDDPTGKSTMRRVPDVLDVWFDSGSMPYAQVHYPFENAEWFEHHYPSDFIVEYIGQTRGWFYLLHVLATALFDRPAFRTCVSHGIVLGSDGAKMSKSLRNYPDVNEVFERDGSDAMRWYLMASPILRGGNLVVTDKGIRDAVRQAVLPLWNSYYFLALYANAEGVEGRWRTDSPNVLDRYVLAKTHELVTDVEYAMDNYDVAGACQTVRDFLEVLTNWYVRRSRDRFWAGDQDAIDTLHTVLEVTSRVAAPLLPLTTEVVWRGLTGGRSVHLTDWPNANDLPADAALVTAMDRVRQVASSALSLRKANKLRVRLPLSSLVVAAADADSMAPFADILRDEVNVKAVELTTDVAAHGGFEVAVNARAAGPRLGKDVQTVIKAVKAGDWSFQGGAVVAAGIALQEGEFERRLVAKGGGAAAELPGGSGLVLIDTEVTPELAAEGLVRDLVRVVQQARRDAGLDVADRIALTIDSVPDVVEAARRHEEFLASETLATSVTHGPVAEGFAGTVGDGTKVTVAVAKA from the coding sequence ATGTACCCCCAGGCCCAGCTTGGCGACGGCGCAGGAGTCCCGTCGCAGCCGTCGTTCCCCGCACTGGAGAAGCATGTCCTCGCCTATTGGGAGAGCGACCGGACCTTCCAGGCGACGATCGACGCGCGCCCGGCCGGCGAAAAGGGCGAAAACGAGTACGTCTTCTACGACGGCCCGCCCTTCGCCAACGGCCTGCCGCACTACGGCCACCTGCTCACCGGGTACGTCAAGGACCTGGTGCCGCGCTACCAGACGATGAAGGGCCGCAAGGTCGAGCGCCGTTTCGGCTGGGACACCCACGGCCTGCCCGCCGAGCTCGAAGCGATGCGCCAGCTCGGCATCACCGAGACGTCCGAGATCGAAGAGATGGGCATCGCGAAGTTCAACGCGGCTTCGCAGGAGTCCGTCCTCCGCTACACCGACGAGTGGCGCGAGTACGTCACCCGCCAGGCCCGCTGGGTCGACTTCGACAACGACTACAAGACCCTCGACGTCACCTACATGGAGTCGGTGCTCTGGGCGTTCAAACGCCTGTGGGACAAGGGACTCGTCTACGAGGGCTACCGCGTCCTGCCGTACTGCTGGCGTGACGCGACGCCGCTGTCCAACCACGAGCTGGGCATGGACGCCGACGTCTACCGCAACCGCCAGGACCCGGCCGTCACGGTCGGTTTCCGCCTGGAGGGCAACGGCAGCGACCTCGACGGCACCTACCTGCTGATCTGGACGACGACGCCGTGGACGCTGCCGTCGAACCTCGCGACCGCGGTGCACCCCGAGGTGGACTACGTCGTCGTCGAGAGCGAAAGCCTGCCCGGCAAGCGATTCCTGCTCGCCGAAGCGCGCGTCGCCGCGTACGCACGTGAACTCGGCGAAGAGCCGACGGTGGTGGCCCGCTACACCGGCACGCAGCTGCTCGGAACCCGTTACGCACCACCGTTCCCGTACTTCACCGGCACGGAAAACGCCCACCAGGTGCTGGCCGCCGACTACGTCACCACCGACGACGGCACCGGGATCGTCCACATCGCCCCGGCCTACGGCGCCGACGACAAGGTCGTCACCGACGCCGCCGGCATCCCGCCGGTCACGCCGGTCGACGCGCACGGCAAGTTCGACGCGACCGTCCCGGACTACGAGGGCCAGCAGGTCTTCGACGCCAACCCGAACATCGTGCGGGACCTCAAGAACGGCACGGGCGCCGCCGCGCAGCAGGGCGCTTTGCTGCTGCGGCACGAAACCTACGACCACTCCTACCCGCACTGCTGGCGCTGCCGGAACCCGCTGATCTACCGCGCGGTCTCGTCGTGGTTCGTCGCGGTGACGCAGTTCAAGGACCGGATGGTCGAGCTCAACCAGCAGATCACCTGGTACCCGGAGAACGTCAAGGACGGCCAGTTCGGGAAGTGGCTGGAGAACGCCATCGACTGGTCGATCTCCCGCAACCGGTACTTCGGCACGCCGATCCCGGTGTGGCAGTCCGACGACCCGGCCTACCCGCGCACCGACGTCTACGGCTCGCTCGACGAGCTGGAGGCGGACTTCGGCGTGCGGCTGGACAACCTGCACCGGCCCTACATCGACGAACTGACCCGGCCGAACCCGGACGACCCGACCGGCAAGTCCACGATGCGCCGCGTCCCGGACGTCCTCGACGTCTGGTTCGACTCGGGCTCGATGCCGTACGCCCAGGTGCACTACCCGTTCGAGAACGCCGAGTGGTTCGAGCACCACTACCCGAGCGACTTCATCGTCGAGTACATCGGGCAGACCCGCGGCTGGTTCTACCTGCTGCACGTGCTGGCGACGGCGCTGTTCGACCGCCCGGCGTTCCGCACGTGCGTGTCGCACGGAATCGTGCTGGGCTCCGACGGCGCGAAGATGTCGAAGTCGCTGCGCAACTACCCGGACGTCAACGAGGTCTTCGAGCGCGACGGCTCCGACGCCATGCGCTGGTACCTGATGGCGAGCCCGATCCTGCGCGGCGGCAACCTCGTCGTCACCGACAAGGGCATCCGCGACGCCGTCCGCCAGGCCGTGCTGCCGCTGTGGAACTCGTACTACTTCCTCGCGCTGTACGCGAACGCCGAAGGCGTGGAAGGCCGGTGGCGCACGGATTCGCCGAACGTGCTCGACCGGTACGTGCTGGCGAAGACGCACGAGCTGGTCACCGACGTCGAGTACGCGATGGACAACTACGACGTCGCGGGCGCGTGCCAGACCGTCCGGGACTTCCTCGAGGTCCTGACGAACTGGTACGTGCGCCGCTCGCGCGACCGCTTTTGGGCCGGTGACCAGGACGCGATCGACACGCTGCACACCGTGCTGGAGGTGACTTCGCGGGTCGCGGCGCCGCTGCTGCCGCTGACCACCGAGGTCGTCTGGCGCGGGCTCACCGGCGGCCGGTCGGTGCACCTGACCGACTGGCCGAACGCGAACGACCTGCCCGCGGACGCGGCGCTGGTGACGGCGATGGACCGGGTGCGGCAGGTGGCGTCGTCGGCGCTGTCGCTGCGGAAGGCGAACAAGCTGCGCGTGCGGCTGCCGCTGTCGTCGCTGGTCGTGGCGGCCGCCGACGCCGATTCGATGGCGCCGTTCGCCGACATCCTGCGCGACGAGGTGAACGTGAAGGCGGTCGAGCTGACCACCGACGTCGCCGCGCACGGCGGGTTCGAGGTCGCGGTGAACGCCCGTGCCGCCGGCCCGCGCCTGGGCAAGGACGTCCAGACGGTGATCAAGGCCGTCAAGGCGGGGGACTGGTCGTTCCAGGGCGGCGCCGTGGTCGCGGCCGGGATCGCCCTGCAGGAGGGCGAGTTCGAGCGCCGGCTGGTCGCCAAGGGCGGCGGCGCGGCGGCGGAGCTGCCGGGCGGGTCCGGGCTGGTCCTGATCGACACCGAGGTGACGCCGGAGCTGGCGGCCGAGGGCCTGGTCCGCGACCTGGTCCGGGTCGTGCAGCAGGCCCGCCGGGACGCCGGGCTCGACGTCGCCGACCGGATCGCGCTCACGATTGATTCAGTGCCTGACGTCGTCGAGGCGGCGCGGCGGCACGAGGAGTTCCTCGCCTCGGAGACGCTGGCGACGTCGGTGACCCACGGCCCGGTCGCCGAGGGCTTCGCCGGCACGGTCGGCGACGGCACGAAGGTCACCGTGGCGGTGGCGAAAGCATGA
- a CDS encoding penicillin-binding transpeptidase domain-containing protein → MNPGKRRGILIGGALLVVVVLVAAFFVLNSGGSTPEAATGATTVESPGALDPNSAITEYLQDFSGNNPDAAGRLTDDNAAAAVALRATRNTLNPASVTAKLTALQPAPAGAKQADGTFSVSWTLKPGQVWTYDVPFQLVQGGGKWLVHWAPSLLHPKLEAGQRLVISTAVQDTVAVADRDGKPLVVSGSGGLRPVDGNPAPLLRSALLAQVTAAAGGGFAVERVDAGGKSVERLFGKVSDAGAKPLVTSLSLAAQNAAQAAVDGYRGSAMLVAMDTGSGDILAVAQNAAAGNSPKALNGLYEPGSSFKIATSVAAVQQSGLNATSPVDCPGVATIGTRTVKNEGFELGATNLQTAFARSCNTTFGQLALGLPADGLKKAADELGLNADYEIPGLKTELGKVEPAASKDEQVEDGFGQGRIQASALGGTLMAATVASGKAITPRLWHDVDTKVVKGYSPPPASVLGEVRKMMRAVVTSGTGRAAAGAGTVFGKTGTAQFGDGKQATGWFVGYRGSVAFAVVLEDSNDSGPAVQVAATFLKPL, encoded by the coding sequence GTGAATCCTGGTAAGAGACGCGGCATCCTGATCGGTGGCGCACTGCTGGTCGTCGTGGTTCTGGTGGCCGCGTTCTTCGTGCTGAACAGCGGGGGTTCGACGCCGGAGGCCGCCACCGGCGCGACCACGGTGGAGAGCCCGGGCGCGCTCGACCCGAACTCGGCGATCACCGAGTACCTGCAGGACTTTTCCGGGAACAACCCCGACGCGGCGGGCCGGCTGACCGACGACAACGCGGCCGCCGCGGTGGCCCTGCGGGCCACGCGGAACACGCTGAACCCGGCGTCGGTGACCGCCAAGCTGACCGCCCTGCAGCCGGCCCCGGCCGGCGCGAAGCAGGCGGACGGCACGTTCAGCGTGTCGTGGACGTTGAAGCCGGGCCAGGTCTGGACCTACGACGTGCCGTTCCAGCTCGTGCAGGGTGGCGGGAAGTGGCTGGTCCACTGGGCGCCGTCGCTGCTGCACCCGAAGCTGGAGGCGGGCCAGCGGCTGGTGATCAGTACCGCCGTGCAGGACACCGTCGCGGTCGCCGACCGCGACGGCAAGCCGCTGGTCGTCAGCGGGTCCGGCGGCCTGCGCCCGGTGGACGGCAACCCGGCGCCGCTGCTGCGCTCGGCGCTGCTCGCGCAGGTCACCGCCGCGGCGGGCGGGGGTTTCGCCGTCGAACGCGTCGATGCCGGCGGCAAGAGCGTCGAGCGGCTGTTCGGGAAGGTGTCGGACGCGGGGGCGAAGCCGCTCGTGACGAGCCTGAGCCTGGCCGCGCAGAACGCCGCCCAGGCCGCGGTGGACGGCTACCGGGGGTCGGCGATGCTCGTCGCCATGGACACGGGGTCGGGCGACATCCTCGCCGTCGCGCAGAACGCCGCGGCCGGGAACTCGCCGAAGGCGCTCAACGGCCTGTACGAGCCGGGGTCGTCGTTCAAGATCGCGACGTCGGTGGCGGCGGTCCAGCAGAGCGGGCTCAACGCGACGTCGCCGGTCGACTGCCCGGGCGTCGCGACGATCGGCACGCGGACGGTCAAGAACGAGGGCTTCGAGCTCGGCGCGACCAACCTGCAGACGGCGTTCGCGCGCTCCTGCAACACGACGTTCGGGCAGCTGGCGCTCGGCCTGCCCGCGGACGGGCTGAAGAAGGCGGCCGACGAACTGGGCCTCAACGCCGACTACGAGATTCCCGGGCTCAAGACGGAGCTGGGGAAGGTCGAGCCCGCGGCGAGCAAGGACGAGCAGGTCGAGGACGGGTTCGGCCAGGGCCGCATCCAGGCCAGCGCCCTCGGCGGCACGCTGATGGCCGCCACGGTCGCCTCCGGCAAGGCGATCACGCCGCGGCTGTGGCACGACGTCGACACCAAGGTGGTCAAGGGCTACTCGCCGCCGCCGGCGTCGGTGCTCGGCGAGGTGCGGAAGATGATGCGCGCGGTGGTGACCAGCGGCACCGGCCGCGCCGCCGCGGGGGCGGGCACCGTCTTCGGCAAGACCGGCACCGCCCAGTTCGGCGACGGCAAGCAGGCCACGGGCTGGTTCGTGGGCTACCGCGGAAGCGTGGCCTTCGCGGTGGTCCTGGAGGACTCGAACGACTCGGGCCCGGCCGTCCAGGTCGCCGCCACCTTCCTCAAACCCCTCTGA
- a CDS encoding helix-turn-helix domain-containing protein gives METIALAEVAAVLADPSRATMCLVLLDGRAWTVGELAKAAGIALSTASEHVTRLAGAGFVVRVKQGRASYIRIADPRVAELIEHLAQHAVTSGASPRAGGSATRSPRKTSEHRPVTGLKSSLRARRLGFARTCYDHLAGELGVALREGMLATGLVDTADGLALTPRGRAVLADLGVPVAAGRRPLLRDCLDWTERRDHLAGALPAALLDRAVDAGWVAQDGHRAVKVLPPAREPFAALGVDLDALGGVAAP, from the coding sequence ATGGAGACGATCGCGCTGGCCGAGGTGGCCGCGGTGCTCGCCGACCCGAGCCGGGCCACCATGTGCCTCGTGCTGCTGGACGGGCGGGCCTGGACCGTCGGCGAGCTCGCGAAGGCGGCCGGGATCGCCCTCTCGACGGCGAGTGAGCACGTCACCCGGCTGGCCGGCGCCGGCTTCGTCGTCCGGGTCAAGCAGGGGCGGGCCAGCTACATCCGGATCGCCGATCCGCGCGTGGCCGAGCTGATCGAGCACCTGGCTCAGCACGCAGTGACATCCGGGGCTTCGCCCCGGGCCGGGGGCTCTGCCACCCGGAGCCCCCGAAAAACTTCCGAGCACCGGCCGGTGACCGGCCTGAAGTCGTCGCTGCGGGCGCGGCGGCTCGGGTTCGCGCGAACCTGCTACGACCACCTCGCCGGCGAGCTCGGCGTGGCGCTGCGCGAAGGCATGCTCGCCACCGGCCTGGTCGACACCGCCGACGGCCTGGCCCTGACCCCGCGCGGGCGGGCGGTGCTGGCGGACCTCGGCGTGCCGGTCGCCGCCGGGCGGCGGCCGCTGCTGCGTGACTGTCTGGATTGGACGGAGCGCCGCGACCACCTCGCCGGGGCCCTGCCCGCGGCGCTGCTCGACCGGGCCGTCGACGCCGGCTGGGTGGCCCAGGACGGCCACCGCGCGGTCAAGGTGCTGCCGCCGGCGAGGGAGCCGTTCGCCGCTCTCGGTGTCGATCTCGACGCGCTCGGTGGTGTCGCGGCGCCTTAA
- a CDS encoding potassium/proton antiporter: MDQLPVLLGVGGVVLLASVLAVRVSIRLGLPSLLLYLGIGVLLGEAGFGVRFDNPGLTQSLGLAALVMILAEGGLTTRWSAVKPALGRGIALSTVSVVVSIAVTGAALHWLLGLEWRLALLWGAVLASTDAAAVFSVLRTAGIGKRLTGALELESGINDAPAYIAVVVLAEGTTVDWTLPLLVVYELTAGLVIGLAFGWLGGFALRRAALPATGLYPLATVAVCVVAYSSGQLLHASGLLATYVAALVLGNSRLPHRSDTLSFAEGLGWLAQIGLFVLLGLFASPGRLLDAIVPGLVAGAVVLLLARPVSVLLAMLPFRLPWREQAFLSWAGLRGAVPIVLAMIPLSQGLPGAQRLVDAVFVLVVVLTLVQGATLGPLARRLGLAKKSEPHEIEVDSAPLDELGAELLQVRIQPGSKMHGVYLSELRLPIGATISLVVRGGTGFTPQKTSRLQEHDQLLVVTTSAVRDAAERRLRAVDRAGRLARWKGESGR, from the coding sequence ATGGACCAGCTTCCCGTGCTGCTCGGCGTCGGCGGCGTCGTGCTCCTCGCCTCCGTGCTGGCCGTGCGGGTGTCGATCCGGCTCGGCCTGCCCTCGCTGCTGCTGTACCTGGGGATCGGCGTCCTGCTGGGCGAAGCCGGCTTCGGCGTCCGGTTCGACAACCCCGGGCTCACCCAATCACTCGGCCTCGCCGCGCTCGTGATGATCCTCGCCGAAGGCGGGCTGACCACCCGGTGGTCGGCGGTGAAACCCGCACTGGGCCGGGGAATCGCACTGTCCACAGTGTCCGTGGTGGTGAGTATCGCGGTCACCGGCGCGGCGCTGCACTGGCTGCTGGGCCTGGAGTGGCGGCTGGCGCTGCTGTGGGGTGCGGTGCTCGCTTCGACCGACGCGGCCGCGGTGTTTTCGGTGCTGCGCACGGCCGGGATCGGCAAGCGGCTCACCGGCGCGCTCGAACTCGAGTCGGGCATCAACGACGCGCCGGCCTACATCGCCGTCGTGGTGCTGGCCGAAGGCACCACTGTGGACTGGACGCTGCCGCTGCTGGTGGTCTACGAGCTGACGGCGGGCCTGGTCATCGGGCTGGCCTTCGGCTGGCTCGGCGGCTTCGCGCTGCGCCGGGCCGCGCTGCCGGCGACCGGCCTGTACCCGCTCGCCACGGTCGCGGTGTGCGTCGTCGCGTACTCGTCCGGGCAGCTGCTGCACGCGTCCGGGCTGCTCGCCACCTACGTGGCCGCGCTGGTCCTCGGGAATTCGCGGCTGCCGCACCGCTCGGACACGCTGTCGTTCGCCGAGGGGCTGGGCTGGCTGGCGCAGATCGGGCTGTTCGTGCTGCTCGGGCTGTTCGCGTCGCCGGGCCGGCTGCTCGACGCGATCGTGCCGGGCCTGGTCGCGGGCGCGGTCGTGCTGCTGCTGGCGCGGCCGGTTTCGGTCCTCCTGGCGATGCTGCCGTTCCGGCTGCCGTGGCGGGAACAGGCGTTCCTGTCGTGGGCCGGGCTGCGCGGCGCCGTGCCGATCGTGCTCGCCATGATCCCGCTGTCGCAGGGCCTGCCGGGCGCGCAGCGGCTGGTCGACGCGGTGTTCGTGCTGGTGGTGGTCCTGACGCTGGTGCAGGGGGCGACGCTCGGCCCGCTCGCGCGCCGGCTCGGGCTGGCCAAGAAGTCCGAGCCGCACGAGATCGAGGTCGACTCCGCGCCGCTGGACGAGCTGGGGGCCGAACTGCTGCAGGTCCGCATCCAGCCCGGCTCGAAGATGCACGGCGTCTACCTGTCCGAGCTGCGGCTGCCCATCGGCGCGACGATCAGCCTGGTCGTGCGCGGCGGCACGGGTTTCACGCCGCAGAAGACCAGCCGGCTGCAGGAGCACGACCAGCTGCTGGTCGTCACGACGAGCGCCGTCCGCGACGCGGCCGAACGCCGGCTGCGCGCCGTCGACCGGGCCGGGCGCCTGGCTCGCTGGAAGGGCGAATCCGGCCGCTGA
- a CDS encoding M23 family metallopeptidase yields the protein MNLSVRAASLAAAVVSAVGLLAPPASAEAFPPLALPFEAGQQVYSAGIHSDDGGTGVRNAIDFSPADGTVRASLAGTVHLQHCAGGDWVTIDHPGGRRTGYYHLEGIRVTEGEQVEAGTVLGSTGNALPCGGSSTGAHVHFTLWTLPNAAAGDWDGVAFARISTTLATALGEPINGKTLGGWRFTEGAEQYSGTATHLADEAVIQLPGRFRASP from the coding sequence GTGAACCTTTCCGTGCGGGCGGCGAGCTTGGCCGCCGCGGTCGTTTCGGCCGTGGGCCTCCTCGCGCCTCCGGCGTCCGCCGAAGCTTTTCCGCCGCTCGCCTTGCCGTTCGAGGCGGGCCAGCAGGTCTATTCGGCGGGCATCCACTCCGACGACGGCGGCACCGGCGTGCGGAACGCCATCGACTTCAGCCCCGCCGACGGCACGGTCCGCGCGTCCCTGGCCGGCACGGTCCACCTCCAGCACTGCGCGGGCGGCGACTGGGTGACGATCGATCACCCCGGCGGCCGGCGGACCGGCTACTACCACCTGGAGGGCATCCGGGTCACTGAGGGTGAGCAGGTCGAAGCCGGCACGGTGCTGGGTTCGACCGGCAACGCCCTCCCGTGCGGCGGCAGCAGCACGGGCGCGCACGTGCACTTCACGCTCTGGACCCTCCCGAACGCGGCGGCGGGCGACTGGGACGGAGTGGCGTTCGCCCGCATTTCGACAACGCTCGCGACGGCCCTGGGCGAGCCGATCAACGGCAAGACCCTCGGCGGCTGGAGGTTCACGGAGGGGGCGGAGCAGTACTCGGGCACCGCGACGCACCTCGCGGACGAAGCGGTGATCCAGCTGCCGGGCCGCTTCCGCGCGAGTCCCTGA
- a CDS encoding aminotransferase class V-fold PLP-dependent enzyme produces the protein MTLAIDRTPLESRETAATPETAAIPAVAGAALRVPLVTGGDIGYANLDHAASAPCLDAVRQAVDEFLPWYASVHRGAGFASQVSTKLYERTRDTLRRFVDARRTDTVVFTRNTTDSFNLLARSLPRHTTVIVFDTEHHAALLPWPGPNVRRIPTPRTRLAAVSAVDEALADAPQGPRLVVVTGASNVTGELLPVAEIAAVARKHGARIALDAAQLAPHRRVSLRELDVDYVALSGHKLYAPFGAGALIGRADWLRAARPYLAGGGATKLVTEDAVVWNTGPERHEAGSPNTVGVYALGVACETLSRNWDAVEAHEQALLTRLRKGLGSVPGCAELRLFDAPVDRVGTVSFVVDGFDPGWLAAVLSAEYGIGVRDGAFCAHIAAKRLIGVTGGDGQQAVRVSLGLGSTEEHVDRVLLALRQIVARGARWEYAKVDGRWAPVGDPRELPPFC, from the coding sequence ATGACTCTCGCCATCGACCGCACCCCGCTCGAAAGCCGCGAAACCGCCGCAACTCCCGAAACCGCCGCCATTCCCGCCGTCGCCGGAGCGGCGCTGCGGGTGCCGCTGGTGACCGGCGGGGACATCGGCTACGCCAACCTCGACCACGCCGCGAGCGCCCCGTGCCTCGATGCCGTCCGCCAGGCCGTCGACGAGTTCCTGCCCTGGTACGCCAGCGTGCACCGCGGGGCCGGCTTCGCGTCGCAGGTCTCCACCAAGCTCTACGAGCGCACCCGGGACACCCTGCGCCGCTTCGTCGACGCTCGGCGGACCGACACCGTCGTCTTCACCCGCAACACCACCGACTCCTTCAACCTGCTCGCCCGCAGCCTGCCGCGGCACACCACGGTGATCGTCTTCGACACCGAGCACCACGCCGCGCTGCTGCCTTGGCCGGGGCCGAACGTCCGGCGGATCCCGACCCCGCGCACCCGCCTCGCCGCGGTGTCCGCTGTGGACGAAGCGCTCGCGGACGCACCGCAGGGACCGCGGCTGGTCGTCGTCACCGGAGCGTCCAATGTGACCGGTGAGCTGCTCCCGGTGGCGGAAATCGCCGCCGTGGCGCGGAAACACGGCGCCCGCATCGCGCTCGACGCCGCCCAGCTCGCCCCGCACCGCCGGGTCTCGCTCAGGGAACTGGACGTCGACTACGTCGCTTTGTCCGGCCACAAGCTGTACGCGCCCTTCGGCGCGGGCGCGCTGATCGGCCGCGCCGACTGGCTGCGCGCCGCCCGGCCGTACCTCGCCGGCGGCGGCGCGACCAAGCTCGTCACCGAAGACGCCGTCGTCTGGAACACCGGTCCGGAGCGCCACGAAGCCGGTTCGCCCAACACCGTCGGCGTGTACGCGCTCGGCGTCGCGTGCGAGACCCTGAGCCGGAACTGGGACGCCGTCGAGGCGCACGAACAGGCCCTGCTCACCCGGCTGCGCAAGGGACTCGGCAGCGTCCCCGGCTGCGCCGAGCTGCGGTTGTTCGACGCGCCGGTCGACCGGGTCGGCACGGTCAGTTTCGTCGTCGACGGCTTCGACCCCGGCTGGCTCGCCGCGGTGCTGTCCGCCGAGTACGGCATCGGCGTCCGCGACGGCGCCTTCTGCGCCCACATCGCGGCCAAGCGGCTGATCGGCGTCACCGGCGGCGACGGGCAGCAGGCCGTCCGCGTCAGCCTCGGCCTCGGCAGCACGGAGGAACACGTCGACCGCGTGCTCCTGGCGCTGCGGCAGATCGTCGCTCGCGGAGCACGCTGGGAATACGCGAAGGTGGACGGCCGCTGGGCGCCGGTGGGCGACCCGCGGGAGCTGCCGCCGTTCTGCTGA
- the lspA gene encoding signal peptidase II, which produces MPDPAADAPENPEVPAKPLLPKRRVGWVFAVAVVFWAIDLVTKNLVVADLEGKEPVKVLGGLIYLQVIRNPGAAFSMATGMTWVLALVALAVVIAIIWLARRLRSIGWAIGLGLVLAGATGNLTDRIFRAPGGLQGHVVDFISAFAPNGKGFAIFNIADSAICVGGALIVLLSLLGKDYDGTSTKDKKKAEAPEQPEEQA; this is translated from the coding sequence GTGCCCGATCCGGCCGCCGACGCGCCCGAGAACCCGGAGGTCCCGGCGAAGCCGCTGCTGCCCAAGCGGCGGGTCGGCTGGGTCTTCGCGGTCGCCGTCGTGTTCTGGGCGATCGACCTGGTGACGAAGAACCTGGTCGTGGCCGACCTGGAGGGCAAGGAGCCGGTCAAGGTCCTCGGCGGGCTGATCTACCTGCAGGTGATCCGCAACCCCGGTGCCGCGTTCTCGATGGCCACCGGCATGACGTGGGTGCTCGCCCTGGTCGCGCTGGCCGTCGTCATCGCGATCATCTGGCTGGCGCGGCGGCTGCGGTCGATCGGCTGGGCGATCGGCCTCGGCCTCGTGCTCGCCGGCGCCACCGGCAACCTGACCGACCGCATCTTCCGCGCGCCTGGCGGGCTGCAGGGCCACGTCGTCGACTTCATCTCGGCGTTCGCCCCGAACGGCAAGGGCTTCGCGATCTTCAACATCGCCGATTCCGCGATCTGCGTCGGCGGTGCCCTGATCGTGCTGCTGTCGCTGCTGGGCAAGGACTACGACGGCACGTCGACCAAGGACAAGAAGAAGGCCGAAGCGCCGGAGCAGCCGGAGGAGCAGGCGTGA
- a CDS encoding RluA family pseudouridine synthase: MSSRMLPVPDGLDGMRVDAGLAKLLGLSRTVVAELAESGDVLLDGRPAGKSDRLSGGGLLEITLPEPANPVEVVAQPVDGMRILHDDDDIVVISKPVGVAVHPSPGWTGPTVVGGLAAAGLRIATSGAAERQGVVHRLDAGTTGVMVVAKSEHAYTVLKRAFKERTVDKGYHAIVQGHPDPMRGTIDAPIDRHPRHDYKFAVVQGGRPSVTHYEVVEAFRAASLAHIKLETGRTHQIRVHFSALRHPCVGDLTYGADPVLARHLGLSRQWLHAKTLGFAHPADGRWVEFESEYPDDLAKALETLRDESY, translated from the coding sequence GTGAGCTCGCGGATGCTCCCGGTGCCCGACGGGCTCGACGGGATGCGGGTCGACGCCGGCCTCGCCAAGCTGCTCGGGCTGTCCCGCACGGTCGTCGCCGAGCTCGCCGAATCCGGCGACGTGCTGCTCGACGGCCGCCCCGCGGGCAAGTCCGACCGCCTCTCCGGCGGCGGCCTGCTGGAGATCACCCTGCCGGAGCCGGCGAACCCGGTCGAGGTCGTCGCCCAGCCGGTCGACGGCATGCGGATCCTGCACGACGACGACGACATCGTCGTGATCTCGAAGCCGGTCGGCGTCGCGGTCCACCCGAGCCCGGGCTGGACCGGCCCGACCGTCGTCGGCGGCCTCGCCGCGGCCGGCCTGCGCATCGCGACCTCGGGCGCGGCCGAGCGCCAGGGCGTGGTCCACCGGCTCGACGCGGGCACCACCGGCGTGATGGTGGTCGCCAAGAGCGAGCACGCGTACACGGTGCTGAAGCGCGCGTTCAAGGAGCGCACGGTCGACAAGGGCTACCACGCGATCGTCCAAGGCCACCCGGACCCGATGCGCGGCACGATCGACGCCCCCATCGACCGCCACCCGCGCCACGACTACAAGTTCGCGGTGGTCCAGGGCGGCCGCCCGAGCGTGACGCACTACGAAGTCGTCGAGGCGTTCCGGGCGGCGTCGCTCGCGCACATCAAGCTCGAAACCGGGCGGACGCACCAGATCCGCGTCCACTTCTCGGCGCTGCGGCACCCCTGCGTCGGCGACCTGACCTACGGCGCCGACCCGGTCCTGGCCCGTCACCTCGGCCTGAGCCGGCAGTGGCTGCACGCGAAGACGCTGGGATTCGCCCACCCCGCGGACGGCCGCTGGGTCGAGTTCGAGTCGGAGTACCCGGACGACCTGGCGAAGGCGCTGGAAACCCTGCGCGACGAAAGCTACTAG